One Peterkaempfera bronchialis DNA window includes the following coding sequences:
- the ftsR gene encoding transcriptional regulator FtsR — protein sequence MSIGAVLALLRDDFPEVTISKIRFLEAEGLVEPSRTPSGYRKFNPADVERLGYVLRMQRDHYLPLRVIRDHLDAMDRGEAPPALPGPDQRPGPVEEAERELGPGVGPGGVRLGRAELLAAAEAEEAELREWESYGLVSAGSDGGYDSEMLQIARLVAELGRFGLEPRHLRAVRAAAEREVGLVEQVVAPLRRHRNPQTRAHAEATARELATLAVRLHAALVQAGLRALSP from the coding sequence ATGAGCATCGGCGCTGTGCTGGCGCTGCTCCGTGACGACTTCCCCGAAGTGACCATCTCCAAGATCCGCTTCCTGGAGGCGGAGGGGCTGGTCGAGCCGTCGCGGACGCCTTCGGGGTACCGGAAGTTCAACCCCGCCGATGTGGAGCGGCTGGGCTATGTGCTGCGCATGCAGCGGGACCACTATCTGCCGCTGCGGGTGATCCGGGACCACCTGGACGCCATGGACCGGGGTGAGGCGCCTCCGGCGCTGCCCGGCCCCGACCAGCGGCCCGGGCCGGTGGAGGAGGCCGAGCGCGAGCTGGGCCCCGGTGTCGGCCCGGGCGGCGTCCGGCTGGGCCGGGCGGAGCTGCTGGCCGCGGCGGAGGCGGAGGAGGCCGAGCTGCGCGAGTGGGAGTCCTATGGGCTGGTCAGCGCGGGGTCGGACGGCGGCTATGACAGCGAGATGCTCCAGATCGCCCGGCTGGTGGCCGAGTTGGGCAGGTTCGGTCTGGAGCCCCGCCATCTGAGGGCGGTCCGGGCCGCCGCCGAGCGTGAGGTGGGGCTGGTCGAGCAGGTGGTCGCGCCGCTGCGGCGGCACCGCAACCCGCAGACCCGCGCCCATGCCGAGGCCACCGCGCGGGAGCTGGCGACGCTGGCGGTGCGGCTGCACGCGGCCCTGGTGCAGGCCGGGTTGCGGGCGCTGTCGCCGTGA
- a CDS encoding bifunctional nuclease family protein, translating into MNELDVVGVRVEMPSNQPIVLLREVGGDRYLPIWIGPGEATAIAFAQQGMTPLRPLTHDLFRDVLEAVGQQLTEVRITDLREGVFYAELVFASGVEVSARPSDAIALALRTGTPIYGSDGVLDEAGIAIPDEQEDEVEKFREFLDQISPEDFGSTGSQ; encoded by the coding sequence GTGAACGAGCTCGACGTCGTGGGTGTCCGGGTCGAGATGCCCTCCAACCAGCCGATCGTCCTGCTGCGGGAAGTAGGGGGCGACCGGTACCTCCCCATCTGGATCGGACCTGGGGAGGCCACCGCGATTGCCTTCGCGCAGCAGGGGATGACTCCTCTCCGGCCGCTGACCCACGACCTCTTCCGCGATGTCCTGGAGGCGGTGGGGCAGCAGCTCACCGAGGTGAGGATCACCGACCTGCGGGAGGGCGTCTTCTACGCCGAGCTGGTCTTCGCGAGCGGCGTGGAGGTGAGCGCCCGGCCGTCCGACGCGATAGCGCTGGCGCTGCGCACCGGCACGCCGATCTACGGCAGTGACGGTGTGCTCGACGAGGCCGGTATCGCCATTCCGGACGAGCAGGAGGACGAGGTCGAGAAGTTCCGCGAGTTCCTCGACCAGATCTCGCCGGAGGACTTCGGGAGCACCGGGAGCCAGTGA